One stretch of Nitratiruptor tergarcus DSM 16512 DNA includes these proteins:
- a CDS encoding FliI/YscN family ATPase, protein MKLKERLKSLPKFIVKGRIIGVSGPIIEAYLPNVSIGDSCYLENGLEAEVVGFKEGKTLLMAYDDTRGIKVGSFVEASLERVNVGVGEDLLGCVIDPFGNPLNKDFVRYENKYYLKNDPLNPLLRDRIKEPLDIGIRSINGLLTIGKGQRVGIFASAGVGKSTLLGMISRYTEADVNVIALIGERGREVREFIEDNLTEKALQKSVVVAATSDQTPLAKVRAVYVAIAIANYFSNRNKNVLFLVDSLTRLAMAQREIGLAIGEPPTSKGYTPSVFSLLPKIIEQAGTFSGKGSITGIYTVLVEGDEIASDPVADAAVGFLDGHIVLSKEMAQKRIFPAVDPLKSISRLAPQLVSDEVAQMQSTFINLLATYKDAEDMINMGLYKKGSSPKIDLAIENYDKLEAFLKQSVDTKKNLQESFLELQKLINSIESA, encoded by the coding sequence ATGAAATTAAAAGAGAGACTAAAAAGCTTACCTAAGTTTATTGTCAAAGGGCGTATCATAGGGGTAAGCGGCCCTATTATAGAGGCCTATTTGCCTAATGTCTCCATTGGGGATTCGTGCTATTTGGAAAATGGACTAGAAGCTGAAGTAGTTGGTTTTAAAGAGGGCAAAACTTTGCTCATGGCTTATGATGATACAAGAGGTATTAAAGTTGGGAGTTTTGTTGAAGCTTCACTAGAGCGAGTGAATGTAGGTGTAGGAGAAGATCTGTTAGGCTGTGTAATAGATCCATTTGGAAACCCTCTTAATAAAGATTTTGTTCGCTATGAGAATAAATATTACCTCAAAAATGATCCGCTCAATCCCTTACTTCGTGACCGCATCAAAGAGCCTCTTGATATTGGCATACGTAGTATCAATGGATTATTAACGATTGGAAAAGGGCAAAGAGTAGGTATTTTTGCAAGTGCTGGTGTTGGAAAAAGTACCCTGCTTGGTATGATTTCTCGCTATACAGAAGCGGATGTCAACGTAATTGCGCTCATTGGAGAGCGAGGAAGAGAGGTAAGAGAGTTTATTGAAGATAATTTAACCGAAAAAGCATTGCAAAAGTCTGTAGTGGTTGCTGCTACATCTGATCAAACACCTTTAGCAAAAGTAAGAGCAGTCTATGTTGCTATTGCTATTGCTAACTATTTTTCTAATCGTAATAAAAATGTCCTTTTTCTTGTAGATTCTCTCACAAGACTTGCGATGGCGCAGCGTGAAATTGGTCTTGCCATAGGCGAGCCGCCCACCTCCAAAGGGTACACTCCTTCAGTCTTTTCACTTTTGCCAAAAATCATAGAGCAAGCCGGAACATTTAGTGGAAAAGGATCAATTACTGGTATTTATACTGTTCTTGTAGAGGGAGATGAGATAGCAAGTGACCCTGTAGCTGATGCAGCGGTAGGATTTTTAGACGGTCATATAGTGCTATCAAAAGAGATGGCACAAAAAAGAATCTTTCCAGCAGTCGATCCTCTAAAAAGTATTAGCCGTCTTGCTCCTCAACTTGTAAGTGATGAAGTAGCACAGATGCAGTCTACATTTATTAATCTTCTTGCAACATACAAAGATGCTGAAGATATGATCAATATGGGGCTTTATAAAAAGGGATCTTCACCAAAAATAGATTTGGCAATTGAAAATTATGACAAGCTTGAAGCATTTCTAAAACAATCAGTCGATACTAAAAAAAATCTGCAAGAGAGCTTTTTAGAACTGCAAAAATTGATAAATTCTATCGAATCAGCCTAA
- the fliF gene encoding flagellar basal-body MS-ring/collar protein FliF, whose product MALDFTTLQTKAKELFENQNFLKTLFLALSVIAIIILLSALLFRDISKERYGVLYTNLSPDDAGKILSELQQENIPYEVKGDGSIILVPKDKIYDIRLKLAAKGIPSSHDVGFEIFNEPKMGATHFQENINYIRAIEGELARTIKKIDAIKEAKVNIALPQDSIFAREEDEAKASVIVSLWPGKDLSKEQVKAIIFLVSHAVAKLKPQNVTVVDNQGRVLSDLVANEKQDEPSDIVNIKRKIKREIEKSIQSMLARALGAQKVVVRASVDVETSKVNKKDEIYDPDKVAIVSERKIQEKTKGFEKQKVGAPGTPTNVPATINRKNNNLLLDKNKKDVTTNYDVTKSYIVTKKNVFKVKKISVGVLVDGKYIKKIDKNGTVTVEYVPRSKEELAAYERLIKSAIGFDEQRGDKVTVVSVPFETTKPAESVAAPQEKTMQIYLLIGAIVLMVLILFGLVATLLMKRRRAKLQELEAKQVEALQGAGAQAAEAAAALHAKEEDIFNFEKEPLYTRILEVAEENPDILADMISKWIKEESK is encoded by the coding sequence TTGGCACTAGATTTTACTACACTTCAAACAAAAGCAAAAGAGCTTTTTGAAAATCAGAATTTCCTTAAAACACTCTTTTTAGCTCTTAGTGTTATAGCTATTATTATCCTTCTCTCAGCACTTCTCTTTCGTGATATTTCAAAAGAGCGTTATGGTGTACTCTATACAAACCTAAGTCCTGATGATGCAGGAAAGATTCTCTCAGAACTGCAGCAAGAAAATATTCCTTATGAAGTCAAAGGTGATGGATCTATTATTCTTGTACCAAAAGATAAAATTTATGATATTCGCCTCAAGCTTGCTGCAAAAGGTATTCCCTCATCGCATGATGTAGGATTTGAGATCTTTAATGAGCCGAAAATGGGAGCTACCCATTTTCAAGAAAACATTAATTATATTCGCGCAATTGAAGGTGAATTAGCCCGTACTATCAAAAAGATTGATGCAATAAAGGAAGCAAAAGTCAACATTGCATTGCCACAAGATTCTATATTTGCAAGAGAAGAGGATGAAGCAAAAGCATCTGTTATTGTTTCACTATGGCCTGGTAAAGATTTGAGTAAAGAGCAGGTTAAAGCAATTATATTTCTCGTTTCTCATGCAGTTGCCAAACTCAAACCACAAAATGTAACAGTGGTTGACAATCAAGGCCGAGTACTCTCAGATCTCGTTGCCAATGAAAAACAAGATGAGCCTAGCGATATTGTCAATATCAAAAGAAAAATCAAACGAGAGATTGAAAAGAGCATTCAATCGATGCTAGCACGAGCTCTTGGAGCACAAAAAGTCGTCGTGCGAGCAAGTGTAGATGTAGAGACATCTAAAGTTAATAAAAAAGATGAGATATATGATCCAGACAAGGTAGCTATTGTCAGTGAGAGAAAGATTCAAGAAAAAACAAAAGGATTTGAGAAGCAAAAAGTTGGTGCTCCTGGAACACCGACAAATGTTCCAGCCACTATTAATAGAAAAAACAATAATCTCCTTTTAGATAAAAATAAAAAAGATGTTACTACCAATTATGATGTGACAAAATCGTACATAGTTACCAAGAAGAATGTTTTTAAAGTAAAAAAGATAAGTGTTGGGGTACTTGTAGATGGCAAATACATTAAAAAAATCGATAAAAACGGTACCGTTACAGTAGAGTATGTACCAAGAAGCAAAGAGGAGCTTGCTGCTTATGAGCGTCTTATAAAGAGTGCAATTGGGTTTGACGAGCAGCGAGGAGATAAAGTTACTGTAGTAAGTGTACCTTTTGAGACTACAAAACCGGCTGAGAGTGTAGCTGCTCCTCAAGAAAAAACTATGCAAATTTATCTTCTTATAGGAGCTATAGTATTAATGGTACTTATACTTTTTGGACTTGTTGCTACACTCTTGATGAAAAGAAGAAGAGCGAAATTGCAAGAGCTAGAAGCTAAACAAGTAGAAGCGTTGCAAGGTGCTGGGGCGCAAGCAGCAGAAGCTGCAGCAGCGCTCCATGCGAAAGAAGAAGATATTTTTAATTTTGAGAAAGAGCCCCTCTATACAAGAATTTTGGAAGTTGCAGAAGAAAATCCCGATATACTTGCAGATATGATTAGCAAATGGATAAAAGAAGAGAGCAAATGA
- the fliE gene encoding flagellar hook-basal body complex protein FliE encodes MKIDGVSSALSANLAQVQTSQKSDFADLVEKFVADVNGDLQAASSAQAKLIQGDVDNLVELMSTIEKADISLRLATEIRNKAIEAYQEIMRMQV; translated from the coding sequence ATGAAAATAGATGGTGTATCAAGTGCACTTTCTGCAAATCTTGCGCAAGTCCAAACATCTCAAAAGAGTGATTTTGCAGATCTTGTAGAAAAATTTGTTGCAGATGTCAATGGCGATCTTCAAGCTGCCAGCAGTGCACAAGCAAAACTTATACAAGGCGATGTGGATAATTTGGTAGAACTTATGAGTACCATAGAAAAAGCTGATATTTCTCTCCGCCTTGCTACTGAAATTCGCAACAAGGCTATTGAAGCTTATCAAGAGATTATGCGTATGCAGGTATGA
- the flgC gene encoding flagellar basal body rod protein FlgC: MIFKGLEVSQTGLSVQKYRMDIISSNMANSNAVDDKGNPYRRKIPVFEEVLDAQNGVPLSKVAIKEVIEDQTPYKLKYDPQNPLADERGYVKLPNIDPMREMVDMISAMRTYEANLTAFNTQKDMLLKSLEIIKV, from the coding sequence ATGATTTTTAAAGGGCTTGAAGTTTCACAAACTGGTCTTTCTGTCCAAAAATATAGAATGGACATCATTTCGAGCAACATGGCAAATAGCAATGCAGTTGATGACAAAGGCAACCCATATAGACGAAAAATCCCAGTATTTGAAGAGGTTCTTGATGCCCAAAATGGTGTGCCTCTTTCAAAAGTTGCTATTAAGGAGGTGATAGAGGATCAAACACCATATAAACTCAAATACGATCCACAAAATCCTTTAGCTGATGAGAGAGGATATGTGAAACTGCCAAATATAGATCCTATGCGAGAGATGGTTGATATGATTTCTGCAATGAGGACTTATGAAGCAAATCTTACGGCGTTTAATACACAAAAAGATATGCTTCTTAAAAGTTTAGAAATTATAAAAGTGTAA